A single Pseudoalteromonas phenolica DNA region contains:
- a CDS encoding GNAT family N-acetyltransferase encodes MQDSKVYNIEALFERLTYNQHRQLVLFCGSQKWAATELNKLTSKTTSFLTLSKESAFTQAQWPEHLHQILGQEFEIAVYDGYSGIIPNKLAALSGTVKAGGILALVLPELEQLSAWCDQGVETWQNHGQILTTSLFLKRWQTLFSQLDISIVSETHDSKFTLPNIKAADELSHRLTEQSNTVDQLVTLLTDSQQYVLLTADRGRGKSSALGLLASKMPRQSFVICARQYQAVKSSFKHLAKALDIEYSGNEKTLSNLRFCPPDKLLQESISDEIVLVDEAAALPVPTLIKIAEKYKRCVFTSTLVGYEGNGRGYTLRFKRYLAQYSPTYQQLALNAPIRYELGDPLENSINKLFALDAEFKAPKQLEQFEFTHISPEDLLQDEHLLKQAFSLLVLAHYQTSVNDLRQLLDQPNNKLFAIKQQNHLLGICLVSIEGGLNKDSVAMIAQQNRRPKGHLLPQQLYHLLQQDTFLNHRAARVVRIAIAPDFQSQKLGQQLLNYSELQLQDEVDYFGSSFGCNAQLLKFWQDNNYQIVKLGFKQDKASGEYSAIVLKSNKSLSEEMHQLRVHFSQQLTYQLLTHFKALPDQLVARILYSSNKAQINASQKKRLSNLLEQPAHIEHGLAHIWHIALEHPWLLCHLSTISQRLLIRLILQGNEKDLVRDELGLQSKKHLNQKLLSLVAEIYAQI; translated from the coding sequence TTTTACCCAAGCACAATGGCCAGAGCATCTTCATCAAATACTTGGGCAAGAGTTTGAAATCGCTGTCTACGATGGTTATTCCGGCATAATTCCTAATAAACTCGCAGCACTCAGCGGTACAGTGAAGGCGGGTGGCATCCTTGCGTTAGTCTTACCTGAGCTGGAGCAACTAAGTGCTTGGTGCGACCAAGGAGTAGAGACCTGGCAAAATCATGGTCAAATACTCACAACAAGTCTATTTTTAAAACGCTGGCAGACACTTTTTTCTCAACTCGATATCTCCATTGTCTCTGAAACTCATGACTCAAAGTTCACCTTGCCAAATATAAAAGCTGCAGATGAACTGAGTCATCGACTCACAGAGCAAAGCAATACTGTCGACCAGCTTGTAACTTTGCTTACAGACTCTCAGCAATATGTTTTGCTTACAGCTGATAGAGGCAGAGGAAAATCATCTGCTTTAGGGTTATTAGCGAGCAAAATGCCTAGACAATCATTCGTGATATGTGCACGGCAATATCAAGCGGTAAAAAGTAGCTTTAAGCATTTGGCAAAAGCGCTCGATATTGAGTATTCAGGTAATGAAAAAACATTGTCTAACTTACGCTTTTGTCCACCTGATAAACTACTTCAAGAAAGTATCAGCGATGAAATAGTTCTTGTTGATGAAGCGGCAGCTTTACCTGTACCAACCCTCATTAAAATAGCTGAGAAGTACAAACGCTGTGTATTTACATCAACCTTAGTCGGTTATGAAGGTAACGGTAGAGGTTACACATTAAGGTTTAAACGTTATTTAGCACAGTACTCCCCCACCTATCAGCAATTAGCACTCAATGCGCCTATTAGATATGAGCTGGGAGACCCGTTAGAAAACAGTATAAACAAACTATTCGCGCTCGATGCTGAATTTAAAGCACCAAAACAGCTAGAACAATTTGAGTTTACTCATATTTCGCCCGAAGATTTACTCCAAGATGAACACCTACTAAAACAAGCGTTTTCATTATTGGTACTTGCTCACTACCAAACGAGTGTCAACGACTTAAGACAACTGCTTGACCAACCTAATAACAAATTGTTCGCAATCAAACAGCAAAATCATTTGCTTGGCATTTGTCTGGTAAGCATTGAAGGCGGCTTAAATAAAGATAGTGTCGCAATGATTGCTCAACAAAATAGGCGACCAAAAGGGCACTTGCTACCTCAGCAGCTTTATCACTTACTGCAGCAAGATACATTTTTGAATCATAGAGCCGCTAGAGTTGTCAGAATAGCAATCGCACCTGATTTTCAAAGCCAAAAGCTGGGTCAGCAGTTATTGAATTACTCCGAGTTGCAACTCCAAGATGAGGTCGACTACTTTGGCAGTAGCTTTGGCTGCAACGCACAGCTATTGAAGTTTTGGCAAGACAACAATTATCAAATTGTTAAGTTAGGCTTTAAACAAGACAAAGCCAGCGGCGAGTATTCAGCGATTGTATTAAAAAGTAATAAAAGTCTGTCTGAAGAGATGCATCAGTTGCGAGTGCACTTTTCTCAGCAATTGACTTATCAATTACTGACACATTTCAAAGCGCTTCCTGATCAGCTAGTTGCTCGCATTTTATATTCAAGCAATAAAGCACAAATCAATGCCTCACAAAAAAAGCGATTAAGTAATCTTCTCGAGCAGCCTGCCCACATTGAACATGGACTCGCTCATATATGGCACATTGCATTGGAACACCCATGGTTGTTATGCCACCTTTCGACTATTTCCCAACGGCTATTAATTAGGCTAATATTACAAGGTAATGAAAAAGACCTAGTTCGAGATGAACTGGGTCTACAATCAAAAAAACATTTAAATCAAAAATTACTTAGTTTAGTTGCAGAAATTTATGCCCAAATTTAA
- a CDS encoding ABC transporter substrate-binding protein has product MPKFKPSILLIFCLFWADKLLAAPTQFNIKLGMSVALSGPASEIGRQLALGSQIYFEQLNKNGGVHGALVELDVKDDRYEPSHTVNNTRYFIYEKKVHALFGYMGTPTTSAVKSMLEHAQTPLLMPYTGAEFLRKKPKFKVFNLRASYLDEAKEQINHLVDELGHSKIALLIQADEFGITLQKSLTTALRMKGLAPQAIGRFRRNTNEVEKALNQILQSEATAVAMVGTYEPLAEFIRLSQQHKKQLAFTTVSFASSEGLLSKLSHPSQLMITEVVPNPASCKGNICDNFRALLNAQSQPLTHAIFEGYLNALVFSRAAKMCPLPFNNNCVLKALQNVINQDLELRHLFKISPTQKKLPIFRSYHT; this is encoded by the coding sequence ATGCCCAAATTTAAGCCATCAATATTGCTTATCTTTTGTCTATTTTGGGCAGATAAACTGCTTGCTGCCCCCACACAATTTAATATAAAGCTGGGCATGTCTGTTGCGCTAAGTGGACCTGCCAGTGAGATAGGAAGACAACTTGCTCTGGGTTCTCAAATATATTTTGAACAACTCAATAAAAACGGCGGAGTTCATGGTGCCCTGGTTGAGCTAGATGTAAAAGATGATCGCTATGAGCCCAGTCATACCGTTAATAACACACGATATTTTATCTACGAAAAAAAAGTACATGCTTTATTTGGATATATGGGCACCCCAACGACTTCTGCCGTTAAGTCCATGCTAGAGCATGCCCAAACCCCTTTGCTCATGCCATACACAGGTGCAGAATTCTTAAGAAAAAAACCAAAATTTAAAGTCTTTAATTTAAGAGCCAGTTATCTTGATGAGGCCAAAGAACAAATCAATCACTTGGTCGATGAATTAGGGCACTCAAAAATAGCATTACTCATTCAAGCCGATGAATTTGGTATCACGTTACAAAAAAGCCTCACGACTGCATTAAGAATGAAAGGTCTAGCACCACAAGCTATTGGTCGTTTTAGAAGAAATACGAATGAGGTTGAAAAAGCACTTAATCAAATTCTTCAAAGTGAAGCGACAGCTGTTGCGATGGTGGGCACATACGAGCCACTAGCTGAATTTATTCGCCTTTCTCAACAACACAAAAAGCAGTTAGCATTTACCACTGTGTCTTTTGCTTCAAGTGAAGGCTTATTAAGCAAGCTTTCACATCCCAGCCAGCTAATGATCACTGAAGTTGTACCCAACCCTGCTTCATGCAAAGGTAATATTTGCGATAACTTTAGAGCCCTATTGAATGCCCAATCACAACCATTAACTCATGCTATTTTTGAGGGCTACCTAAATGCTTTAGTATTCAGTCGCGCAGCTAAAATGTGTCCATTACCCTTTAATAATAATTGTGTACTGAAAGCACTGCAGAATGTCATAAACCAAGATCTTGAATTACGCCACTTATTTAAGATTTCACCCACTCAAAAGAAATTACCAATTTTCCGTTCATATCACACATAA
- a CDS encoding CZB domain-containing protein gives MDLINFRVGQKTISLKILDILLTERYEGNLTSLPNGNPSFLGVKDYMGSPTPIFDLGLILNNQSSSEVNQALVQLLHDREQDHKSWLSALEHSIHEGVAFTKARDPRQCEFGKWFYSFKTDNEDLKALLARFEEPHTKLHNLSSTLLDMCAKGEKEQAVKMLEKERTTTYQKLIRLFESARDQITLDHKPIIVFTTLDGQKPHIGLLVDQVQDNIHCDESEIKPLNEITNIGFDIDPQTKQMMKGLIKRDDTHSVLIDPSAIFRPEHLQNYEPEETESYGLF, from the coding sequence ATGGATTTAATCAACTTTCGTGTTGGGCAAAAAACAATTTCTTTAAAGATATTAGATATATTGCTGACCGAGCGCTATGAAGGAAACCTAACCTCACTGCCAAATGGTAATCCTAGTTTTTTAGGGGTTAAAGATTACATGGGTTCACCAACGCCAATCTTTGACCTTGGTTTAATCTTGAACAACCAATCTTCCTCAGAGGTTAACCAAGCTCTAGTGCAATTACTTCATGACCGTGAACAAGATCACAAATCATGGTTATCCGCACTCGAACATAGCATTCATGAGGGCGTTGCATTCACAAAAGCAAGAGATCCTCGGCAATGTGAATTTGGTAAGTGGTTTTACAGCTTCAAGACTGACAATGAAGACTTAAAAGCTCTGCTAGCTAGATTTGAAGAACCACATACGAAGTTACACAACCTTTCTAGTACGTTACTAGATATGTGTGCAAAAGGCGAAAAAGAGCAAGCAGTAAAAATGCTCGAAAAAGAGCGAACAACAACATATCAAAAACTGATCCGATTATTTGAATCAGCCAGAGATCAAATAACACTGGATCATAAACCTATCATTGTTTTCACAACACTAGATGGACAAAAGCCACATATTGGTTTGCTGGTAGATCAAGTACAAGACAATATTCACTGTGATGAAAGTGAAATCAAACCGCTCAACGAGATCACTAATATTGGTTTTGATATCGACCCACAAACTAAGCAAATGATGAAGGGCTTAATCAAACGTGATGATACGCATAGTGTGTTGATTGACCCTAGCGCAATTTTCAGACCTGAAC